The proteins below are encoded in one region of Apium graveolens cultivar Ventura chromosome 4, ASM990537v1, whole genome shotgun sequence:
- the LOC141720394 gene encoding protein PIN-LIKES 7-like: MGFWTLLEVASMPVLQVLLISILGVLLATDYLNLLPPDTRKNLNKIVFMVFTPALLYSSLAETVTLQDIISWWFMPINAGLTFLIGGVLGWIAVRLLRPEPHLEGLVIAMCSSGNLGNIVIIIVPAICAEEGSPFGDHNICTSKGLSYSSFSMALGGLFIWTYTYQLIRSSSMKFNALKASEEAIMSANKDLEANEKTQLLNGQVQESAAEDTKIIAIVYQGSAGNQKHKQESLWNKFIGVMYQILEELMAPPTIGMILGFLFGTIPWLKYLMIGNKAPLRVLEDSVELLGNATIPCITLILGGNLTQGFRDATMKPVVIVAILCVRYLILPIVGIGVVKAVSSFGWLPSDPLFHFVLMLQFSLPPAMNIGTITQLFNVGQAECSVIFLWTYIVAAFAITLWSTLYMWILS; the protein is encoded by the exons ATGGGGTTCTGGACGCTGTTAGAAGTGGCATCAATGCCAGTATTACAGGTGCTTTTAATAAGCATTTTGGGAGTTCTGCTGGCTACTGATTATCTCAATCTTCTTCCCCCTGATACCCGCAAGAACCTCAACAAG ATCGTTTTTATGGTGTTTACTCCTGCGCTTTTGTATTCAAGTCTAGCTGAGACTGTAACCCTTCAAGATATTATCTCATG GTGGTTTATGCCGATTAACGCTGGGTTAACCTTTCTAATTGGAGGGGTTTTGGGATGGATTGCAGTAAGACTACTTCGGCCAGAACCACATTTAGAGGGTCTTGTTATTGCTATGTGTTCTTCAG GAAACTTGGGAAACATTGTCATCATAATTGTTCCTGCGATTTGCGCCGAGGAAGGAAGCCCATTTGGTGATCATAATATCTGCACCTCTAAAGGCCTCTCTTACTCTTCTTTCTCCATGGCA CTTGGTGGTTTATTTATATGGACTTACACTTACCAATTAATACGAAGTTCTTCTATGAAATTCAATGCCTTAAAAGCATCTGAAGAGGCTATTATGTCAGCCAATAAAGATTTAGAAGCAAATGAGAAGACCCAACTACTGAATGGACAAGTTCAGGAGTCGGCTGCAGAGGACACAAAAATCATTGCC ATTGTGTACCAAGGATCAGCCGGAAATCAGAAACACAAGCAAGAGTCACTCTGGAATAAATTTATAGGAGTCATGTACCAGATCTTGGAGGAATTGATGGCACCTCCGACCATTGGTATG ATTCTCGGGTTCCTCTTTGGGACAATTCCTTGGCTTAAATATCTTATGATAGGCAATAAAGCTCCGCTTAGAGTCCTTGAAGACTCTGTGGAATTACTTGG GAATGCAACCATACCCTGCATCACCCTAATACTTGGAGGCAACCTCACACAAG GCTTTCGAGATGCGACTATGAAACCAGTGGTCATAGTGGCAATACTTTGTGTGCGGTACCTAATACTTCCGATTGTTGGGATTGGTGTGGTCAAAGCAGTTAGCAGCTTTGGTTGGCTTCCATCAGACCCACTGTTCCATTTTGTGCTTATGCTTCAGTTTAGTCTTCCACCTGCAATGAATATTG GTACAATTACTCAATTATTCAATGTTGGGCAAGCAGAGTGTTCAGTCATCTTCCTATGGACTTATATAGTTGCAGCCTTTGCGATTACTTTATGGTCGACATTATATATGTGGATATTATCTTAA